In Glycine max cultivar Williams 82 chromosome 15, Glycine_max_v4.0, whole genome shotgun sequence, the DNA window TTGAGGGAGTTGTAATTCAAGTTAGGTGAGGTAAAATGGAGAAATGTCAGAGTCCACTGATGTTATTTGTGATAGAAATATCTTGCGAAGAAAATTTTCCCACTGTGAGAATGCTATCTGGCATTAAATGTCGGGTGGTAAAATGTCCTCAAGAGCATAAGCTCAGTGTTGAAGAGATGAGGAGGCTGTTATGGGTTAGTGGCTTGTGGACATACAAGACATGATAGGATTAAGTAATAAAGCATATAGTAAAAATAGAGGAAGCAATTGAAGAAAATATGGTAGACCCTTAAGTTGTTTCTCTGCATGAGTAGACTGATAGAAGCCCTTGTAAGTTGAAGGACTAAGGAGAGTTGGATCAAATGGAGGATAGTCTTCTAAGTTAAAAGTAAAGGGAAATTGAGAAAAATTCTTGTCGAAATCATTAAAAGGACAGACTTAAGATCTAAATTAACTTGCTAATGATTTTCCAACAAATCTAACTGTCAGTCCTTAGTGTGGGGAATGAAAGACAATTGGAAATGACATCTCTGATCTGCTAAAAGACCCAGGTCGATAGTATGTGCTTGAACTTGATGGCATGGAAATTTTACAGTTACCCATTCTCTCCCAAAGCCCTTTTAGGGGGCAATGCTTGCTTCAGGAGTCTGACATTGTTGTCAGATTACACTTTAGCTCAATCACCTTGGGACTTATTTAGGTCGCATTACTATTTAGTTGTACAAGAGATTTATGATTGGATGTTCTACGTTTTAAGCGGTTAGTCATGTAAATGATTCAGATAGATCATCTTTTCTTTCTGTTTAtgtttccaaatattttctaggTGATTGAATACCCTAGATCTTATGCTGTTTCTGAATAACTGAACATGAAATGAgacttcaataataataataataataatactgatTATTGTCCTTGGATACGTTTTACAGACAAATACTACAATTTACCAGGATGTCTTTTCTTGCGTACCTAATGATCTGATACATACCAGGTATGTTGTAATAATTATCGCCCATCTTACATCTTTTGGTGAAACTTCCCCATTGTCTTGCACTAACATCTATTTTAAACCTTATGTTTCTGCAGATTTTCTTTCAGACAAAGTGTGGCGTTTTGGAAAGAAAGAATTGGTCACACAACCATTGATTTAGGAATAGCCCCAGAAAAATTAGAGTCCTATCATGATGGAGGCATTAAGAACACCGATCCCTTGGAGAGATTAGCATCATTGAAGGGTCATCTCGTCTCCTTTCCCTTGGAGTTCATGTGTCAGGAAAGTCTAAGACCCGCTTTTAATGAAAGCGAATACTACGCCACTCAAGTTTTCCATTGAGGATGTCTGCGAGTATATAACACATCTtgggttttttctttttcaatttttacagGGAATTTGTAATGTAATACTTGCAGAATTCCTTTTTATTACAATTCTGCaagtgagaaaaagaaaagggggggtggggggggggggggggggggggggcagacAGGGTATAATCACGATGTTCTTGTATAAAGAATGTATCTGTAACTGCTCACTGTAAAAAGAACatcagtttaatttttataggaaaaaaaatcagttcAATAATATAACGCCGATATTTGTTAtcagatatttttcttttcccccACTAGGGTTGTTCAATTCGAACCAAATTAATCTGTGGCGAATTGTTCCAACTTGCATTTACAATTCGGGCATACTGAATCAAATTGTTTGAGGCGGTTCCAATTAAACTTCTCTGAACTGTCCTTTGAACCGGTCCAAACTGCTTTGAATTGATCTGAACTGATCTAAACTGGTTTGATCTGTTTTTAAGGgccatttattttgaaaaaaaataattttttattttcacttttaaaaatgatttgacTGCATATTATTgagtaaaaagataaaaaaatatctttatatatgTCACATCCGATTAGTTTTTAAGGGCCATTTATTGAGTAAAAAGATAAAGTATGTCAAATGCACCATGGACCAGGTATATCAAATGTCATTTactcagaaaatattttttattttattttcacttttaattacaaaagcaccacattattttaattttgcttcTCATTTTTACAATGATTTATGTTAGAATACGTTTCTTATACTACGAATGtcaaaagttaaatatattttatttatcaaaataatgattttatagTAGAGATTGtgatttatgaatattaaaGTCTTGGTCACAGTGGTTTAGAAAGGCTATCTTGCACTTTCTGATGCTTATCCCGTGTGCAGTTCTTTTTGGTTAACTCTTCGGTTAGCAATTTTTAATAGAAACAGTTCAATTTGAAAAAACTGAATCATACAACAGTTCAGTTTAGTTTTTATTGCAAACAGTTCAATATCAGTTCTTCCCTTAAAACTCTAGGAGTGGGAAACTGCAAATCACTTCAAACTCTACCAAAGCTTCCCCATTTCCTTAAGACTGTATTGTTTCCTTCAGCGGCTGTTGAACAACTAGCGGAAAACAGGAAAAAGGTTCTGTTCTTGAATTGCTTGAAGTTGGATCAACAATCTCTTGAGTCCATTGCGTTGAATGCACAAATCAATGTGATGAAATTTGCAAACCAGCACCTCTCTACAGCGAATCACGATGATATTGAAAATTACAAAGATTATGATAAAAAACTTCATTCTTATCAAGTTCTTTACGTGTATCCAGGAAGTAGTGTTCCAGAGTAGTTGGAGTATATGACAACaaagaattatataattattgatatCTCTTCTGCTCCACCTTCTCCTCTGGCAGGCTTCATTTTCTGCTTCATCCTTGGTAAGTATGGACGTGAATGGTTTGAAACAATTGAAGCTAACATCACTATAAGTGACGATGACGGTGAAGGTAAAAATGACAGTGTCAAAATGAACATAGATCATTGGCATGTCAAAATTGAATCAGATCACGTGTGTGATGTACGACCTAAGATGATATGCCTTTTTTAAATAGCAGaggaaaaaatcaaacaaggttCAAAATTGAAGTTGCAATGATGATTCAACCCTTATACGAAGAAAGGTTTTTACTACCGCAGCAGGTCTTTAAAGGATTCGGGGTCAGCCCAATAAGCACCTCAGCATATAACAGTTTCATTCAACAAATGGAATTGCGCGACTCCATGCATCAATTTCATTAACCGAATGGAATTGGGCTGTGCCTGGTAACATCCCAGGTATTTTCTTCCTGTGGTTTTCAACGAAATATTTGATTTAGAAGAATGCATATTATTTCATGCTATAAGAACTTAATTGGTTACAACATTCAAGTTATTAACGTGAGCTCTTATAATTTGAAGTTATAATATGGACCTGCTAAGTTCTTAAACAAGCAACTATAAGTGAggattactcaaaagacaatagTATACATGTGTTCTCAAAACTACCAAGGAAGATACTAGTATGCATGTATTGTTATTGGTAATGAATATGATCCTAGGTAGTCCAAGAGatgattagaatttttttttttttcaaaaaagaagtAATGCACATTACTATTGCCAGTTTGCATGGTTTTACATGTACTGGGTTAGATATATATTATGAAACAGGAAGTTTTGGTCTTATGTTGGTGTTATCTAGATTTTTGTAGGGAAATAGCAAAGCAATAAGCTCTTACCTTCAGCATCACCTTTACCTCTTACTGAAACACAGTATTGCTTAAGCTGTGACACTTTCCCTGGCTCTGGCATTCTTTTGAATATTGATCCATACATTACCTGGTATTGTTCATGTGTATTCCTGTCATAAACTCTTTTAAGTTGTAAAAGTGTCatgatatattttcttattatataaaagtaaattttatttgttcatctttcattttgttatttttaaggtTGGCTGTCAAAATAGATCACTTGATATGGTCTAGTATAAAAGATTTAGGAGAAGACTTATTTAAGGAATTCAAACTCATGTATTCAACAGCTCCCATTTTTTCTTATCAGGTCAAAATGTCCTTTTCAGGGAGCTCTAAATCATAAAGATTACGCACTAGATCCTAGTTGTCAGAGTCCAGATCCCTTCCAAAGGATCAATCAAACGAACAGTAAATTTAGAATATGGCTTTATCACTTGCTGCAGAGACCTGTTCCAAATTCTTGCAGGTACTAGTCcatagaaaaataaatgggCAATAATTCTATTTGATGGCCAGCCTGCAGCCACAATCAAATTTTTCTCCTTGAATCTTTTAAAAGTAAGTGTCTAAGACATGTATATGTCTTTGCATATTGTTATGTACTTCCCACCTTTAACACGAGTCTTAGATGGAGGATTCTGTTATTTAAGAAGAATCCAAAATTTGTGGAAGACACgaaaatgttaattttgaattatcaaTAAAGGAAATAGAAACATCTATTGCAATTTGATGTGTCTTACATTTATGAGGTTATAAGCCACACTAAAAAACCAAGGTTAGAAATCCTGACTAGATACGACAACatgaaaaacaaatttgtaactTTTTGGAAACTGTAAGATCCTACATGTGAAAAACAAACATGAATCAAGCAACTTTTGTCCTTCCAATATGTCAATTTCATGATCAGGTCTCAAGAAACTACAATCATGACCCACAACTAGTTCCGCAACCTGCACATTATTCAAAGGTTCAGGCTTCTTACTGCCTAGTTTCTGCAACTGTTGAGAAAAATCTAACAGCTTCTACCTTGTCCGGAACTAAATATCAATAGATCATTTCCAtcatttcctcttttttttttttttttatttctagctTCTATTTCGTTTTGATGCTCAAAGCCTCAACTTCAGATGTTCTTTCAAGTAGTCCAACATTTTCCCCTGGAACCAGATGAACTCCCTGCATAGATTCACTATTGGTAGATGCTCCTATCTGGCAATCACTGGAAGATGTACACTGAACTCTTATCTTGCATTCAATACCTTTAACTTCATTatctcataaaaatataatgtctACCAAAGCAGTCACAAAGTTGCACCCTTTTTACTCTACTTGCATTGCTGACTTCTCAACTCTAGCACGAGCAGAAAGCTTGTATCTATACTGCTCAATTTGCTAGTGATGTGATTTGTAGGCATTTGTGTTGAGAAATGCCATCATAATTTCCCTCCTCTGTGAACTCAAAATAGGCACTAATGCGGAAGCGTAAAGTAATAACATCATAAATTTTTAGCATGAAAAACCTTCTTAATGTGAGTAAAGAAAAATCACGGAACCCGTAGGCCTCTTAAATCTCCACTATACTAATAATGGGAATACAAAATACAACAACAATGTATCTTCAATTTGTGGAAACATCTCTCTCACAACAACAAATTTTCTCTCTTAGGAAAAACTCTTTCTAAGGATCTCTCTATTTTTCTCTCACAATTTCTCTCTAAAAGTGAGGATCTCAAATGCTTCTTGCTTGTGTTTGTGTTGCACTTCACCTCCTCTGTTTATAGAGGAATTGCCAAGACACACTCTGCTGCACTGAAAATCATGTGCCTTTGAAAGTGAATTTGCACGTTTAAATTCATGCATCTTTGGTGCATCAAAGTCTATGGCTTGACCCACAATTTGTCACTACAAAGTCTCGGAATGTCAGCAATTACTCCCTCCATCTATTTCTTCAAGTAACATGCATTCAGTTTTGGTGTCACTATAAGTATCACAATGAGCTCTTGGATTGCAACTCTCAACCAGTAGAGTACTATGCATGCATCTAGCACAAATGTTGATACAGCTCAACTCACATGATGTGGAAGTTCCCTCTGATTCGTCAAGTTCTAAAGCCAGCTCCAGATTTCATGGCCATAAAATTTCAAACTTATGATTCTCTCTGTTATGTTCACATTCTCCAGGTATGTCTGCTTCAATGTCCTCCTTGAAAGGCCAGTCATGAATTCCTGCCTGGCCTTTCTGGTTTGGGTAATTTTGCAAACTGCCTTGGACTCCTCCTTAGCATTGTCAACAACATAATCCTCAAAAAGAtcctgtttttcctttgtaTCATGCAACACTCCAACCTCAGAACACTTGAGTTTATCTTCGAGTGactgataaaaaatattgatggtaCATTATTTTGGAAATTGCTCTGTTTGACCAGGCTCACCACTATTCAGTGAAGCTGCAGGCTTGGTGATGCATTCCACATCATTCTCAGGATAGTTCAATCGAGCACAAGGACCATACATGGCCCTATCTTATAATCCATATTATTactcattaaaaatattgatggtACATTATTCACATTTTCACATAAATTGTGCAATTTTGGTGCTCATATTCTGTTCCCAAATCGTTTATCAGTGCCCATAATTTCATCTAAGGAGCCTAAATCCAAGGAAGACCTCAAAACTTAAGCAGCTTCATTTTCCACTCTCTTCCTCACTCCTTCCTGCAAGGAATCAATTGAAAAATTACAGCATATTCAAGTCCAATGTACAACTGAAATGTACATTAGCATGGCAATATTCACATTCAAAAGATAAGTCCTAGTAAACATTATCGTATCTGCATATCTACCAAATAGACCACCCATTAATGTCAATTAGTCAAAGTAACTGTATGTTGCAGCCTATTGTGTGAGGCTGCCACTTTGCACTAGTCACCAATGGGTAATTAATGATAGCTCGAAAGCAGATTATCATCATTTCTCACCAAAAGGTTCACAAGACTCACTCAATagcatttataaaataagattttcctgggaaaatacaaaacaatacGGGAATTTATAGAAGCTCTCTTATCTACCTCACTCCAGAAGTGGAAGTAAAAGTGTTTGATTTAgaagaaatataaaagaaataagaaagagataaatatatgaatgtaaataggtgaaaagtaaagtaaaaataattagtgaatctcacacttttttttttctcctctctcATTTACCTTCTACCAAACATACTCCGTTCCGActcaattatatataagtaaaaaataacagtttgataatttaaaataaataaatttcaactatgATCACCTTATTcaatataatttcaaaaatattcttcaattaattgagattttttttctaataaattttttatattaagttcCAATGAAAGatacttaaataatattaatttttttattaacgtaaaagttaattaattttacttatgaATCTAAAAAGagtactttttgtttttttttcttagttcttTTCCGCtcaatttatttaacttttatcaAACCAAAAAGTGAGGGAACAAAATAGTGTTTTACCCTTAACTACTTATACCTGTGGAAAAGAAGTGGAAGCagaattattttgtttcttttatattttaaaattttaatgccCTAATTTTGTGCTTATCTTTTCAGGATCACCTGCTTTAATTCAGCCTTTAGGAAAAGTGTCCCCCAATGTTTTACGTGTTTGGTTTACACTTTTGGAGGCACTTTAAACGCCAATTCGGCTCTCACTGTTAATTGACATTCATCTTGTTTTAACATGTACTCAAACACAGCCTTAGTCACATGGGGTAATACTGAAAGGCTGACCCCAACAATCCAACGTGCATGAGAAAAAGTCTAACACCGACAGCATCACTTGACACTGAGCTATTCAATATTGGAGGCCAATGATTGCTTTACTGTGATCTTCatcaattattcattttttgccaaagaaagaaagaagctgTGATTGTATTTCTCATATCACATCCTCCTCCTCCCTCATTTGAGCTTGTTCTAGATATcaaatttctcttttattcaGTTCATTTCgaactttctttctctttctagtTACCTTGTGGCTTGTAGATATTCAGGCGTAGAGACAAACAAAGATCCAGTGTGCACTTGTTCCAATCCAACACCATACTCTCTCTCTGAGATATTTTGGAAATTGaatatgttgtatttttttgtctCTTGCTTATTTCGTTGTGTGTTGTTTTTCTCTAAGATATTCTGGAAATTCAGTGTGTTGTTGTATTTTCTTGTCTCCTGTTTACTTCGTTGTGTGTTGTTTTTCTCTAAGATGTTATGGAAATTGAATATggcatatttttttgtcttttgtttaTTGTGTTTTGGGTTGTTTTTCTTTGTCTGTTGGTTACTTCAAAAGCTTAGTGATCCTGTAGTTGAAAAACCCGTGTCTGAGGACAACAAAGCTCCTCAAACAAAGTATGATGTTTTTGTTAGTTTCAGGGGCAAGGACGTTCGTGGCAACTTTCTTAGCCATTTGGATGAAATTTTCAAAAGGAACAAAATATATGCCTTTGTGGATGATAAACTTAAGAAGGGAGATGAAATATGGTCATCACTTGTTGAAGCAATTGAACAATCATTCATTTTGCTGATCATATTCTCCCAAAGCTATGCTTCTTCCCGTTGGTGTTTAAAAGAACTTGAGGCAATACTTGAATGCAATAAGAAATATGGACGGATTGTAATTCCAGTTTTCTACCATGTGGAGCCTGCAGATGTACGACATCAAAGAGGGAGTTACAAAAATGCATTTAAGAAGcatgaaaaaagaaacaagactAAGGTGCAAATCTGGAGACatgctttaaaaaaatctgCTAACATTGTAGGAATTGAGACATCAAAGATTCGGTAAGCTCTTTATCCCCcaataaatattcaatattttctAGCTGTTaatatttagtattttatatatagGATTAAATATGAATATAGTCCATGTAAGGTcacagtttttttaattttggtcctatatatatatttttttatttttagtcttttgtaagttttttttttgttttggtttctataagttttttccttatttttagtttatagaAGTTCGTGATTTaagggactaaaattaaaaaaaatacaaatttataaagataaaaaatgaacaaaagaattcacagaatcaaaattgaaaagtatAAACTTTCCTggactaaaaaaaaaacctagagggaccaaaattgaaaaagaaaaatacaatcaCAATgcatatttaagtttttagttGTATGGATATTATCGTGACATGGTTGGTTAAATTGAATAAAGATgtcacctttatttttttttatttatttttttcagcaaaatatatgtttattagttattatttctATATACTTAATTAGTCAATGCCTCTGCTTGAATTCTCATGCGACCAACCATGCTTTGTTTGTCCATATGCATTGaatttattggttaaattttaaccaagtaatgcatttaaatttatacttttcttaaatatttttggatACATATAACAAATTAAGCTCCTTTCTTTGTTTAGGGATTTTTTTAAGGCTAAAATATCATTTCGGTCCATTTGCATTTTAATCATTTAGGCTTTAAAATTCTCCTTTTGGTCTTTTAAGTTTGTAACATTGTCCAAAATAGTTCTTCTGCCAATATGATACTAACACCGTTAATGTAATTAGATATAttgactaaaatatttttacttgttttaaaatataatactatAAGGGCATAAAagtacattaatttttaaaattcccaCCCTCCCCTTGTGAACTAATAAAGAAAAGATCTATTTCTCCTCCCCTCCTCTTAACCAAATGTCTAGTCAAATCTCTCCCATTTCTTCCCCTCCCTTCAGATTTCCTCCCCTTCTTTGAACCAAACATTGTGGAAGTTTGCATTGTGAATGTTGACACCCCCTCCCTCTTAAACAAACATTCAAATAAGTGAGttaatcataatattaatgACATTGATTTTAATATCTCTCTCTCTGCTGTATAGAAACGAGGTTGAGTTGCTTCAAGAAATTGTAAGGCTTGTGCTGAAAAGGTTGGGTAAATCTCCGATTAACTCAAAAATACTTATTGGAATTGATGAAAAAATTGCATATGTAGAATCATTGATACGCAAAGAGCCAAAAGTCACTTGTCTTATTGGAATTTGGGGCATGGCCGGTAATGGCAAGACAACCCTTGCAGAAGAAGTATTTAAGAAACTACAATCTGAATATGATGGTTGTTATTTTCTAGCCAATGAAAGAGAACAATCAAGTAGACATGGAATAGATTCTTTGAAGAAAGAAATTTTTTCTGGACTTTTAGAAAATGTTGTGACAATAGACGATCCAAATGTGTCTCTTATTGATATTGATAGAAGAATTGGTCGTATGAAAGTTCTTATTGTTCTCGATGATGTTAATGATCCAGATCACCTAGAAAAATTACTGGGAACTCCTGATAATTTTGGATCAGGTAGTAGAATAATTATAACAACCAGATATGTGCAAGTACTTAACGCTAACAAAGCTAATGAGATATACCAGCTTGGAGAGTTCAGTTTAGATAAAGCCCTTGAACTTTTCAATTTGATTGCCTTTAAGCAAAGTGATCATCAATGGGAGTACAATGAACTATCAAAAAAGGTGGTCGATTATGCCAAAGGCAATCCATTAGTTCTTAAAGTCTTGGCTCAACTTCTTTGTGGAAAAGATAAGGAAGAATGGGAAGGTATGCTAGACTCACTTAAAAGAATGCCTCCTGCAGATGTTTATAAAGTAATGAAACTGAGTTACGATGTACTAGATCGCAAAGAGCAACAGATTTTTCTAGATTTGGCATGTTTCTTTCTTAGAACGAATACAATGGTAAATGTGAGCAATCTAAAATCTTTACTGAAAGGCAATGAAAGCCAGGAAACAGTGACTTTTAGGTTAGGAAGGTTGAAAGACCAAGCTCTTATAACTTATTCCGATGATAATGTTATAGCTATGCATGATAGTTTACAAGAAATGGCTATGGAGATTGTTCGTCGAGAGTCTAGTGAAGACCCTGGAAGCCGCAGTCGGTTGTGGGATCCAAATGACATTTTTGAGGCATCAAAAAATGACAAGGTTAAAGCCTAACTAGATAtaacatttatttcttttttgtgtgagaaatgtgaattttggtgaggtttaaatttttttcttcttcattgatGGCAGAGTACTAAGGCCATTAGAAGCATATTGATTCACTTGCCAACATTCATGAAGCAAGAGTTAGGCCCTCACATATTTGGAAAGATGAACAGACTACAATTTCTGGAAATTTCTGGGAAATGTGAAGAAGATAGCTTTGATGAACAAAATATTCTTGCAAAATGGCTTCAATTTTCGGCAAATGAACTCAGATTTCTTTGTTGGTATCATTACCCTCTAAAATCCTTGCCAGAGAATTTTTCTGCTGAAAAACTTGTCATCTTGAAATTGCCAAAGGGCGAaataaaatacctttggcaTGGAGTGAAGGTAAATATGTCTCTCACtgttataatattatgttaattcaAGACATATTAACTAGTTTAGCTCGTGTGATATATTCATTCTACTTCATTTTGTTACAGAATCTGGTGAATTTAAAAGAACTTCACCTCACTGACTCCAAGATGTTAGAGGAGCTGCCAGATTTATCGAATGCCACAAATCTTGAAGTACTGGTTCTCGAGGGTTGTTCTATGTTAACTACGGTGCATCCATCTATTTTCTCTCTGGGAAAACTTGAGAAATTGAACCTTCAAGACTGCACGTCCCTCACCACACTCGCAAGCAATTCCCATTTATGCAGCCTGAGTTATCTCAACCTTGATAAATGTGAGAAACTTAGGAAACTCTCACTGATAACAGAGAATATTAAAGAACTGAGATTAAGATGGACGAAAGTCAAAGCATTTTCATTTACATTTGGAGATGAAAGCAAGCTTCAATTGCTACTTCTCGAAGGAAGTGTCATTAAGAAACTACCTTCATCTATAAAGGATCTAATGCAACTGTCACATCTAAATGTTAGCTATTGCTCGAAGCTCCAGGAAATACCAAAGCTTCCCCCATCCCTTAAAATTCTAGATGCCAGATATTGCTCTTCACTTCAGACTCTAGAGGAGCTTCCTTCTTCCCTTAAAATTCTAAAAGTGGGAAACTGCAAATCACTTCAGATACTACAAAAGCCTCCCCGTTTCCTCAAATCTCTAATAGCCCAAGACTGCACATCATTGAAGACTGTAGTGTTTCCTTCAACGGCTACTGAACAACTAAAGGAAAACAGGAAAGAGGTTCTGTTCTGGAATTGCTTGAAGTTGAATCAACAATCTCTTGAGGCCATTGCATTGAATGCGCAGATCAATGTGATCAAATTTGCAAACCGATGCCTCTCTGCACCAAATCACGATGACGTTGAAAATTACAAtgattatgataaaaaatatcatttttatcaaGTTGTTTACGTGTATCCAGGAAGTAGTGTTCTAGAGTGGTTGGAGTATAAGAcaagaaataattatataattattgatatGTCTTCAGCTCCACCTTCTCTCCCAGTGGGCTTCATTTTCTGCTTCGCCCTTGGTATGTATGGAGACACATCCCTGGAAAGAATTGAAGCTAACATTACTATAAGTGATCGTGAGGGTGAAGGTAAGAAGGACAGTGTTGGAATGTACATAGGTCTTCGGAATGGCACAATTGAATCAGATCACCTATGTGTGATGTACGACCAAAGATGTTCTGCCTTCCTATATAGCAGAGCCAAAAATCAAAAAGAGTTTAAAATCGAGGTTTCAATGGTGTTACGATCCTCATCCAAAGAAATTTTGACACTGCCGCAGCAGATGTTTAAAGGATTCGGGATCAGCCTAATAGACACCTTGGGATTTAGCAGTTTCAAACAACAAATGGAATTGCATGACTCGCTCcatgtttaaatttcattaaaCAAATGGAATTAGGTTGTGCTTCGTATCATCCCAGGTATTCCCTTCGCGTTGTTTACAACAAAATCTTTAGATTAGTAGAATGTGTATTATTTCATGCTATAAAAACTTAGTTTGTTACAACATTCAAGTTATTAACAtgagttcttataatttaatgtgCTTGTGACAAAAAGGAGATGTCACAAGGATTATGTGAATTTGGATTTgtagtatgaaaatatttatgtaaaattgaaataaagcaAATTATACTTTGGTTTGTTTTATAAATTCTTCCTGCATTTGCTTTATCAGATGGACCAACTAAGTTCTTAATCAAACAGCTGAGTAATGACTACTCAAAAGAGAATAGTATGCAAGCGTACCCACAACTACCAACGAAGATTCTTGTATACATGTACTGTTATTACTATTAGTAAGGAATATGACCATAGTCCAAGTGATGATTATAgtaattttcaaaaagaagCATTAAATTGTAATGACTAAAAAGGTATTTACACTAGAAACAGTTACATATTTGTCGATGACATAATTTGGAATGAgccaaaaaaattgttgatcaAGCTCTAAATTTTAAGAGATATACTAGATATTAGCCAGATGTATTGATCAGAAGTAGCCTAATTAAAATTCTTGTCACTAAAGTTTCAGGGT includes these proteins:
- the LOC112999556 gene encoding disease resistance protein RPV1 — encoded protein: MLYFFVSCLFRCVLFFSKIFWKFSVLLYFLVSCLLRCVLFFSKMLWKLNMAYFFVFCLLCFGLFFFVCWLLQKLSDPVVEKPVSEDNKAPQTKYDVFVSFRGKDVRGNFLSHLDEIFKRNKIYAFVDDKLKKGDEIWSSLVEAIEQSFILLIIFSQSYASSRWCLKELEAILECNKKYGRIVIPVFYHVEPADVRHQRGSYKNAFKKHEKRNKTKVQIWRHALKKSANIVGIETSKIRNEVELLQEIVRLVLKRLGKSPINSKILIGIDEKIAYVESLIRKEPKVTCLIGIWGMAGNGKTTLAEEVFKKLQSEYDGCYFLANEREQSSRHGIDSLKKEIFSGLLENVVTIDDPNVSLIDIDRRIGRMKVLIVLDDVNDPDHLEKLLGTPDNFGSGSRIIITTRYVQVLNANKANEIYQLGEFSLDKALELFNLIAFKQSDHQWEYNELSKKVVDYAKGNPLVLKVLAQLLCGKDKEEWEGMLDSLKRMPPADVYKVMKLSYDVLDRKEQQIFLDLACFFLRTNTMVNVSNLKSLLKGNESQETVTFRLGRLKDQALITYSDDNVIAMHDSLQEMAMEIVRRESSEDPGSRSRLWDPNDIFEASKNDKSTKAIRSILIHLPTFMKQELGPHIFGKMNRLQFLEISGKCEEDSFDEQNILAKWLQFSANELRFLCWYHYPLKSLPENFSAEKLVILKLPKGEIKYLWHGVKNLVNLKELHLTDSKMLEELPDLSNATNLEVLVLEGCSMLTTVHPSIFSLGKLEKLNLQDCTSLTTLASNSHLCSLSYLNLDKCEKLRKLSLITENIKELRLRWTKVKAFSFTFGDESKLQLLLLEGSVIKKLPSSIKDLMQLSHLNVSYCSKLQEIPKLPPSLKILDARYCSSLQTLEELPSSLKILKVGNCKSLQILQKPPRFLKSLIAQDCTSLKTVVFPSTATEQLKENRKEVLFWNCLKLNQQSLEAIALNAQINVIKFANRCLSAPNHDDVENYNDYDKKYHFYQVVYVYPGSSVLEWLEYKTRNNYIIIDMSSAPPSLPVGFIFCFALGMYGDTSLERIEANITISDREGEGKKDSVGMYIGLRNGTIESDHLCVMYDQRCSAFLYSRAKNQKEFKIEVSMVLRSSSKEILTLPQQMFKGFGISLIDTLGFSSFKQQMELHDSLHV